In Leisingera methylohalidivorans DSM 14336, a single genomic region encodes these proteins:
- a CDS encoding PilZ domain-containing protein: MRQWLPIIALLLATGLLPERAAASCAVHQDLSNLHRASKGFLSYLSSGQGAYYVQHLRSWISTNPPAPMRQRMRAVGIQSVAASMDELLQQQQVLLKILSSQGRATALETARHMGTPALAADFGTHVEALPCDEVKESGNGSKLVAVAAADERQRQQIRNAAIAWVSFLVLGGSALYFLDRIGIRKIRRTKRYPCAVPCVLQTDGRTVQAHLVDLSRAGAKVRPDGPCEIPGRVTLSFGGYTVDAQVRWQTAGYFGVQFSKDFNFIQLHRLLEAFPLEGKGVREEARLGV, encoded by the coding sequence ATGCGTCAATGGCTTCCGATAATTGCACTTTTACTGGCGACTGGCCTGCTGCCGGAACGCGCGGCGGCCAGTTGCGCTGTGCATCAGGATCTGTCGAACCTGCACCGGGCCTCCAAGGGGTTCCTCTCCTATCTCAGCTCCGGTCAGGGCGCATATTATGTGCAGCATCTGCGGAGCTGGATCAGCACAAACCCGCCCGCGCCGATGCGGCAGCGGATGAGAGCGGTTGGCATTCAGTCCGTCGCTGCCAGCATGGACGAGCTTTTGCAGCAGCAGCAGGTGCTGCTGAAGATCCTCTCCAGCCAGGGCCGGGCCACGGCGCTGGAAACCGCGCGCCATATGGGAACCCCGGCGCTGGCGGCGGATTTCGGCACGCATGTCGAAGCCTTGCCCTGCGACGAGGTGAAGGAAAGCGGAAACGGCAGCAAGCTGGTTGCGGTGGCCGCGGCAGATGAACGGCAGCGGCAGCAGATCCGCAATGCCGCAATTGCCTGGGTGTCCTTTTTGGTTCTGGGCGGCAGTGCGCTGTATTTTCTCGACCGGATCGGCATCCGCAAAATCCGCCGCACCAAACGCTATCCCTGCGCGGTTCCCTGCGTCTTGCAGACAGACGGGCGGACAGTTCAAGCCCATCTGGTCGATCTGAGCCGTGCCGGCGCCAAGGTGCGCCCCGACGGCCCTTGTGAAATCCCGGGGCGGGTGACCCTTAGTTTTGGCGGATATACCGTGGATGCCCAAGTCCGCTGGCAAACCGCCGGCTATTTCGGCGTCCAGTTTTCCAAGGATTTCAACTTCATACAATTGCACCGCCTGCTGGAGGCTTTCCCGCTTGAAGGCAAAGGGGTGCGCGAAGAGGCGCGGCTCGGGGTTTAA
- a CDS encoding PilZ domain-containing protein produces the protein MIAALIAPAAVCGSAVTAAASSRETCQLQSDLMNFQHEVRGFLEHLQTGRNPHQPMRLLQWMEDHPAVALRTRMRRLGLQSFELLTMRLITQQESLLAEYRLHGQKKAGVSALRFGTSALLDEYANRIIPLPCNYDPQQDVEGSTAAGMGRLPALTPETTVISALLFIMLSGAGLFLAERFARRHRRRRYRHPCSLPCNLHSGQTLLQAKLVDISQLGAKVRVWKNQDKALTGLSRDLTAALPGIGSAGAQITWKNTDYLGLEFTTPLTGEELQILLAWPPAKPLRQTQAVKPA, from the coding sequence ATGATAGCGGCACTGATTGCCCCGGCTGCGGTCTGCGGCAGTGCAGTCACGGCAGCAGCATCTTCCAGGGAGACCTGCCAGCTGCAATCCGATCTGATGAATTTCCAGCATGAGGTCCGCGGATTTCTGGAGCATCTGCAAACAGGGCGGAACCCGCATCAGCCCATGCGGCTGCTGCAGTGGATGGAAGATCATCCGGCGGTGGCATTGCGGACACGGATGCGGCGGCTGGGCCTGCAATCTTTTGAACTGCTGACCATGCGGCTGATTACTCAGCAAGAAAGTCTTCTGGCAGAGTACCGGCTGCACGGCCAGAAAAAAGCGGGGGTCAGCGCGCTGCGGTTTGGCACATCCGCCCTGCTGGACGAATATGCCAACCGGATCATCCCGCTGCCGTGCAACTATGATCCGCAACAGGACGTGGAGGGCAGCACTGCGGCCGGCATGGGCCGGTTGCCGGCCCTGACGCCGGAAACCACGGTGATAAGTGCGCTGCTTTTCATTATGCTCAGCGGGGCCGGCCTGTTCCTGGCAGAGCGGTTCGCCCGCAGGCACCGGCGCCGGCGGTACCGTCACCCCTGCTCGCTGCCGTGCAATTTGCACTCCGGTCAGACGCTGCTGCAGGCGAAACTGGTCGATATCAGCCAGCTGGGCGCCAAAGTGAGAGTCTGGAAAAACCAGGACAAGGCCCTGACCGGCCTTTCCAGGGATCTCACAGCAGCCCTGCCCGGAATCGGATCAGCCGGCGCGCAGATCACGTGGAAAAACACCGACTACCTGGGCCTTGAATTCACCACTCCGCTGACGGGGGAAGAGCTGCAGATCCTGCTTGCCTGGCCGCCCGCCAAACCGCTGCGGCAGACGCAGGCTGTCAAACCGGCCTGA
- a CDS encoding HisA/HisF-related TIM barrel protein, protein MMIYPTMEILNGRCVSLEKGRLDEPLIWHVDPVETAKGFAAAGAEWMHVTDFNAIEGDHSNEELISDIIRGAGIPVQLGGGIRSREHAEHWIDKGAGRVVIGTLAARDPQLVQELAKHHPDQIVLAVDVYQGQVMTDGWRQSGAISPEDFIAAFDSVPLAGIIVTDIDSDMSDVEAQLGLISALAEKSRTPVIASGVVRSSDDVSRLKYIYNISGAMVGRALFRKTVTVQEILEVARPEPEPVAEFQ, encoded by the coding sequence ATGATGATTTACCCCACAATGGAGATTCTGAACGGCCGCTGCGTGAGCCTCGAAAAGGGCCGCCTGGATGAGCCTTTGATCTGGCATGTGGATCCGGTGGAAACGGCCAAAGGCTTTGCCGCCGCCGGGGCGGAATGGATGCATGTCACCGACTTCAACGCGATTGAAGGCGATCACAGCAACGAAGAGCTGATCAGCGACATCATCCGCGGCGCCGGCATTCCGGTGCAGCTGGGCGGCGGCATCCGCTCGCGCGAGCATGCCGAGCATTGGATCGACAAAGGGGCAGGGCGCGTCGTCATCGGCACCCTGGCCGCGCGGGATCCGCAGCTGGTTCAGGAACTGGCCAAACACCACCCGGACCAGATCGTGCTGGCAGTGGATGTCTATCAGGGCCAGGTGATGACCGACGGCTGGCGCCAGTCCGGTGCAATTTCGCCCGAGGATTTCATCGCGGCGTTCGATTCCGTGCCGCTTGCGGGAATCATTGTCACCGATATCGACAGCGACATGTCGGATGTCGAAGCCCAGCTTGGCCTGATTTCCGCCCTCGCGGAAAAGTCGCGCACGCCGGTGATCGCCAGCGGTGTTGTGCGCAGCTCGGATGACGTCTCGCGTCTGAAATACATCTACAACATTTCCGGCGCGATGGTTGGCCGTGCCTTGTTCCGCAAGACGGTGACCGTCCAGGAAATTCTGGAAGTGGCCCGGCCGGAACCCGAACCGGTAGCCGAGTTTCAGTAA
- a CDS encoding acyl carrier protein has product MSDVADRVKKIVVEHLGVEEDKVTENASFIDDLGADSLDTVELVMAFEEEFGIEIPDDAAETIQTFGDAVKFISEAS; this is encoded by the coding sequence ATGAGCGACGTCGCAGACCGCGTAAAAAAGATCGTTGTTGAGCACCTGGGTGTAGAAGAAGACAAGGTCACCGAAAACGCCTCCTTCATCGACGATCTGGGCGCAGACAGCCTGGACACCGTGGAACTGGTGATGGCGTTTGAAGAAGAGTTCGGCATCGAGATCCCGGACGACGCTGCCGAAACCATCCAGACCTTCGGCGACGCGGTCAAATTCATCTCCGAAGCGTCCTAA
- the fabG gene encoding 3-oxoacyl-ACP reductase FabG, with amino-acid sequence MFDLTGKNALVTGASGGIGGDIARALHAAGATVALSGTREEPLKALADELGERAHVLPCNLSDADSVEALPKQAAAAMGSVDILVNNAGITRDNLFMRMKDEEWESVLNVNLTSTMRLCRGVLRGMMKARWGRIINISSVVGTTGNPGQGNYAASKAGMVGMSKSLAYEVANRGITVNAVAPGFIATAMTEKLNDTQKDAILTQIPAGRMGESKEIASAVLYLASQEAGYVTGTTLHVNGGMAMI; translated from the coding sequence ATGTTTGATCTGACTGGCAAGAACGCCCTTGTGACCGGCGCTTCGGGCGGCATCGGCGGCGACATCGCCCGCGCCCTGCACGCCGCAGGCGCCACCGTTGCCCTCTCCGGCACCCGCGAAGAACCCCTGAAGGCATTGGCCGATGAACTGGGCGAGCGCGCCCATGTGCTGCCCTGCAACCTGTCGGATGCGGACTCGGTCGAGGCATTGCCGAAACAGGCGGCTGCGGCGATGGGCTCGGTTGATATCCTGGTCAACAATGCCGGCATCACCCGCGACAACCTGTTCATGCGCATGAAGGACGAAGAATGGGAAAGCGTGCTGAACGTCAACCTGACCTCCACCATGCGCCTGTGCCGCGGCGTGCTGCGCGGCATGATGAAGGCGCGCTGGGGCCGTATCATCAACATCTCCTCCGTTGTCGGCACCACCGGCAACCCCGGCCAGGGCAACTATGCCGCCTCCAAGGCCGGCATGGTGGGCATGTCGAAATCGCTGGCCTATGAGGTCGCCAACCGCGGCATCACGGTGAACGCGGTTGCGCCGGGCTTCATCGCCACCGCAATGACCGAAAAGCTGAACGATACCCAGAAAGATGCGATCCTGACCCAGATCCCGGCCGGCCGCATGGGGGAATCGAAGGAAATCGCCTCAGCCGTGCTGTATCTGGCCAGCCAGGAAGCGGGCTATGTCACCGGCACCACGCTGCATGTGAATGGCGGCATGGCGATGATCTGA
- the fabD gene encoding ACP S-malonyltransferase, which translates to MTIAFVFPGQGAQTIGMGRALADAYPAAKAIFDEVDDALGESLSRLIWEGDIETLTLTQNAQPALMAASMAAMRALEAEGVTIEKASFVAGHSLGEYSALAAAGSISVADTARLLRTRGLAMQSAVPVGEGAMAAILGLDLETVRAVADEAAQGDVCQAANDNDPTQVVVSGTKAAVERAAVIAKEKGAKRAVMLPVSAPFHCALMQPAADAMAEALGGVEIKSPAVPLIANVRADAVTSPDEIRALLVEQVTGSVRWRESVQAMAAKGVTEFWEIGAGKALSGMIRKIDRALASRQVGTPEDAKAAAEA; encoded by the coding sequence ATGACGATCGCATTTGTGTTCCCGGGACAGGGTGCCCAGACCATCGGTATGGGCAGGGCGCTGGCCGATGCCTATCCGGCTGCCAAAGCCATCTTTGACGAGGTGGATGACGCATTGGGCGAAAGCCTGAGCCGGCTGATCTGGGAGGGGGACATTGAAACCCTGACCCTGACCCAGAACGCCCAGCCCGCCCTGATGGCCGCTTCAATGGCCGCCATGCGCGCCTTGGAGGCCGAAGGCGTCACCATTGAAAAGGCATCCTTCGTGGCCGGCCATTCCCTGGGCGAATATTCGGCGCTGGCGGCTGCGGGGTCGATTTCGGTGGCCGACACCGCGCGCCTTCTGCGCACCCGCGGCCTGGCGATGCAAAGTGCTGTGCCGGTGGGCGAGGGCGCCATGGCCGCGATCCTCGGCCTGGACCTTGAAACTGTGCGCGCCGTGGCGGATGAGGCCGCGCAGGGGGACGTCTGCCAGGCGGCGAACGACAATGACCCTACCCAGGTGGTGGTTTCCGGCACCAAGGCCGCGGTTGAGCGCGCCGCGGTGATCGCCAAGGAAAAGGGCGCCAAACGCGCGGTGATGCTGCCGGTCAGCGCCCCGTTCCACTGCGCCCTGATGCAGCCCGCTGCCGACGCCATGGCCGAAGCGCTGGGTGGTGTCGAGATCAAATCCCCCGCAGTGCCGCTGATCGCCAATGTGCGCGCGGATGCGGTGACCAGCCCGGATGAAATCCGCGCCTTGCTGGTGGAGCAGGTGACCGGCTCGGTGCGCTGGCGCGAAAGCGTGCAGGCAATGGCCGCCAAAGGCGTGACCGAATTCTGGGAGATCGGCGCAGGCAAGGCGCTGTCCGGCATGATCCGCAAGATCGACCGGGCGCTGGCCAGCCGTCAGGTGGGCACCCCCGAAGACGCCAAGGCTGCCGCCGAAGCATAA
- a CDS encoding cytochrome b/b6 domain-containing protein → MPRANSFSSYGSIAKTFHWLTALLIFSAFPLGYFANGLAQEIQSPGFDGSQAVIARATLLFSLHKTLGVTVFFTALLRILWALSQPKPGLLHPDRKAEALAAEMVHWLLYGSLVAVPLSGWIHHAATTGFAPIWWPFGQSLPFVPKSEVAASFFGGVHWVLVWTLGASLALHIAGALKHHVIDRDATLHRMLPGRADLPQPPAQTHSLVPLLAALAVWAGALSGGAMIGVYGGQDQRQAKERESGADGTVAPVVAAGPAAGGGWAVQSGTLGLSVTQMGSVVSGSFGEWDAVISFEEPAAPGPAGNVEVTVAIASLELGSVAGQAMGADYFDSANFPTALFKADIEKLAEGYQAAGTLTIKGQTVPVTLPFDLELEGNTAKMAGTLTLNRLDFGIGKSLPDESSLGFAVDVPVELEAVRAD, encoded by the coding sequence ATGCCCCGTGCCAACTCGTTTTCCTCATACGGCAGCATCGCCAAGACCTTCCACTGGCTGACCGCGCTGCTGATCTTCTCGGCCTTTCCGCTGGGGTATTTCGCCAACGGGCTGGCGCAGGAGATCCAGAGCCCGGGGTTTGACGGCAGCCAGGCGGTGATCGCACGGGCCACGCTGCTGTTTTCGCTGCACAAGACGCTGGGCGTCACCGTGTTCTTTACCGCACTGTTGCGGATCCTGTGGGCGCTGAGCCAGCCGAAGCCCGGCCTGCTGCACCCGGACCGCAAGGCCGAAGCGCTGGCAGCGGAGATGGTGCATTGGCTGCTGTACGGCTCGCTGGTGGCGGTGCCGCTGTCGGGCTGGATCCATCACGCCGCGACCACGGGCTTTGCGCCGATCTGGTGGCCGTTCGGGCAAAGCCTGCCGTTTGTGCCGAAGTCCGAGGTGGCGGCCTCTTTCTTCGGCGGCGTGCACTGGGTGCTGGTCTGGACGCTGGGGGCCTCGCTGGCGCTGCATATTGCCGGGGCGCTGAAGCATCATGTGATCGACCGCGACGCCACGCTGCACCGGATGCTGCCGGGCCGCGCGGACCTGCCGCAGCCGCCCGCGCAAACCCACAGCCTGGTGCCTTTGCTGGCGGCGCTGGCGGTCTGGGCCGGTGCCTTGAGCGGCGGTGCAATGATCGGTGTCTATGGCGGCCAGGATCAACGCCAGGCCAAGGAACGGGAATCGGGGGCGGACGGCACCGTTGCCCCTGTCGTGGCTGCAGGCCCTGCGGCCGGGGGCGGCTGGGCTGTGCAGTCCGGCACCCTGGGCCTGTCCGTCACCCAGATGGGCAGCGTCGTTTCCGGAAGCTTCGGCGAGTGGGATGCGGTGATCAGCTTTGAAGAACCTGCCGCGCCGGGTCCGGCGGGAAATGTGGAAGTGACCGTGGCGATCGCCTCGCTGGAACTGGGGTCTGTTGCCGGTCAGGCGATGGGGGCGGATTATTTTGACAGCGCCAACTTCCCGACCGCCCTGTTCAAGGCGGATATCGAAAAGCTGGCTGAGGGGTATCAGGCGGCGGGCACCCTGACCATCAAGGGCCAGACAGTGCCGGTCACCCTGCCCTTTGATCTGGAGCTGGAGGGGAACACCGCAAAGATGGCTGGAACGCTGACCCTGAACCGGCTTGATTTCGGCATTGGCAAAAGCCTGCCGGATGAAAGCTCGCTGGGGTTTGCCGTGGACGTGCCGGTGGAGCTGGAGGCGGTACGGGCGGACTGA
- a CDS encoding YceI family protein, producing the protein MKTTLFAAALVAAAATGAAAAPEKYVLDAAHSQILFDYNHLGYSTTYGMFAGFEGEIMFDQEDPAASSVSVTLPLSMMFTGWQARFDHFMTKDFFEATEDETVSFTSTAIEVTGDNTANITGDLTLNGVTKSVVLDAKLNKAGEHPMAKKPWAGFDATTTVLRSDYNLGQFAPFVSDEVNIKISVEAMKADS; encoded by the coding sequence ATGAAAACGACCCTTTTCGCTGCTGCCCTGGTTGCTGCTGCCGCAACCGGCGCTGCCGCCGCCCCAGAAAAATACGTGCTGGATGCCGCCCACAGCCAGATCCTGTTTGATTACAATCACCTGGGCTATTCTACCACTTACGGCATGTTCGCAGGCTTCGAGGGCGAGATCATGTTCGACCAGGAAGATCCGGCGGCCTCCAGCGTGTCGGTGACCCTGCCGCTCAGCATGATGTTCACCGGCTGGCAGGCCCGGTTCGACCACTTCATGACCAAGGATTTCTTCGAGGCAACCGAGGACGAGACCGTCAGCTTCACCTCCACCGCGATCGAGGTGACCGGCGATAACACCGCGAATATCACCGGTGATCTGACCCTCAACGGCGTAACCAAATCCGTGGTGCTGGATGCCAAGCTGAACAAGGCCGGCGAGCACCCGATGGCGAAAAAGCCCTGGGCCGGGTTCGATGCCACCACCACGGTGCTGCGCTCGGACTACAACCTGGGCCAGTTCGCGCCCTTCGTCAGCGACGAGGTGAACATCAAAATCTCGGTCGAAGCGATGAAGGCCGACAGCTAA
- the rpsF gene encoding 30S ribosomal protein S6: MPLYEHVMIARQDLSNSQAEGLIEHFGAVLSDNGGKLVEQEYWGVKTMAYKINKNRKGHYSFLKTDAPAGAIQEMERLMRLHDDVMRVLTIKVDEHGEGPSVQMQKRDERDTRRERR; encoded by the coding sequence ATGCCACTCTATGAGCATGTCATGATTGCGCGTCAGGACCTGTCCAACTCGCAAGCTGAAGGCCTCATCGAACATTTCGGTGCTGTTCTGTCCGACAACGGCGGCAAGCTGGTCGAGCAGGAGTACTGGGGCGTCAAGACGATGGCCTACAAGATCAACAAGAACCGCAAGGGGCACTACTCCTTCCTGAAGACGGACGCCCCTGCCGGCGCCATCCAGGAAATGGAACGCCTGATGCGTCTGCATGACGACGTGATGCGCGTCCTGACCATCAAGGTCGACGAGCATGGCGAGGGCCCTTCGGTCCAGATGCAGAAGCGCGACGAACGCGACACCCGTCGCGAACGCCGCTGA
- the rpsR gene encoding 30S ribosomal protein S18, whose protein sequence is MAAKPFFRRRKVCPFSGDNAPKIDYKDTRLLQRYISERGKIVPSRITAVSAKKQRELARAIKRARFLALLPYAVK, encoded by the coding sequence ATGGCAGCCAAACCGTTTTTCCGCCGCCGCAAGGTTTGCCCGTTCTCGGGCGACAACGCGCCGAAGATCGACTACAAAGACACCCGTCTGCTGCAGCGCTACATTTCTGAGCGCGGCAAGATCGTGCCTTCGCGCATCACCGCCGTTTCGGCCAAGAAGCAGCGTGAGCTGGCCCGTGCGATCAAGCGCGCCCGCTTCCTCGCCCTGCTGCCCTACGCCGTGAAGTAA
- the rplI gene encoding 50S ribosomal protein L9 yields the protein MQVILLERVAKLGQMGDVVDVKPGFARNFLLPQGKAKTASEANIASFEDQKAQLEARNLETKKEAEALAAKLDGQQFIVIRSASDAGALYGSVTPRDAADAATADGFSVDKKQVALIAPIKYLGLHTVSVKLHPEVEAVINLNVARSAEEAELQASGKSIQELAAEEEAAAEFEISELFDDIGSAASDDEDGAPVADAAGEETN from the coding sequence ATGCAAGTTATCCTTCTTGAACGCGTTGCAAAGCTGGGCCAGATGGGCGACGTCGTTGACGTGAAGCCCGGGTTCGCCCGCAACTTCCTGCTGCCGCAGGGCAAGGCGAAAACCGCTTCCGAAGCCAACATCGCATCTTTCGAGGACCAGAAAGCGCAGCTGGAAGCGCGCAACCTGGAAACCAAGAAAGAGGCCGAGGCTCTGGCAGCAAAGCTGGACGGCCAGCAGTTCATCGTGATTCGCTCCGCATCGGACGCGGGCGCGCTGTACGGCTCGGTCACCCCGCGCGACGCAGCCGATGCTGCAACCGCGGACGGTTTCTCCGTTGACAAGAAACAGGTCGCCCTGATCGCTCCGATCAAATACCTCGGCCTGCACACTGTCTCCGTGAAACTGCACCCGGAAGTCGAAGCCGTTATCAACCTGAACGTTGCCCGCTCGGCTGAAGAAGCTGAACTGCAGGCATCGGGTAAATCGATCCAGGAGCTGGCCGCCGAAGAGGAAGCCGCTGCTGAATTCGAGATCTCCGAACTGTTCGACGATATCGGTTCCGCTGCGTCTGACGACGAAGACGGCGCGCCGGTTGCTGACGCCGCCGGCGAAGAAACCAACTGA
- a CDS encoding lytic transglycosylase domain-containing protein: MTRRNILISILAAAVLTACAGTVSPPEVARQAPPLYPNETPELRQKINYWADHYEVPRSLVHRLAVRESTHRPHAVNRPYYGLLQILPATARSMGFRGKPKELLNADTNLQYSVKYLRGAWLIADGSQTQAVKHYSRGYYYEAKRRGMLKETGLRP, translated from the coding sequence ATGACGCGCCGTAACATTCTGATATCAATTTTGGCCGCCGCGGTGCTGACGGCTTGCGCAGGCACGGTATCGCCGCCCGAGGTGGCCCGGCAGGCGCCGCCGCTCTACCCCAATGAAACGCCCGAACTTCGGCAGAAGATCAATTATTGGGCCGATCATTACGAGGTGCCGCGCAGCCTGGTGCACCGGCTGGCGGTGCGCGAAAGCACCCACCGGCCGCATGCGGTGAACCGGCCCTATTACGGGCTTCTGCAGATCCTCCCTGCCACCGCGCGCTCGATGGGTTTCCGGGGCAAGCCCAAGGAATTGCTGAATGCTGACACCAACCTGCAATACTCCGTCAAATATCTGCGCGGCGCCTGGCTGATCGCGGACGGCAGCCAGACCCAGGCCGTCAAACATTATTCCCGCGGCTATTACTACGAGGCCAAGCGCCGCGGCATGCTCAAGGAAACCGGCCTGCGGCCCTGA
- the tig gene encoding trigger factor — protein sequence MQVTETLNEGLKRGYAITVTAAELDEKVNEKLVEAQPEVEMKGFRKGKVPMALLKKQFGQRLIGEAMQEAVDGAMNKHFEDSGDRPALQPDVKMTNDEWKEGDDVNVEMSYEALPEIPEVDFSGVELEKLVVKAEEEAVTEALTNLADTAKEFEAREDGAAAEDGDQVVIDFVGRIDGEAFEGGAGDDYPLTLGSNSFIPGFEEQLIGAKAGEEKDVTVSFPEEYGAEHLAGKEAVFSCTVKEVKAPKAAEINDELATKFGADDLDALKAQITERLEAEYAGAARAVMKRALLDKLDTLVSFDLPPSLVEAEAKQIAHQLWHEENPEVEGHDHPEIETTDEHNALAERRVRLGLLLAELGQKAEVEVTDAEMTQAIMAQARQYPGQERQFFEFIQQNAQMQQQLRAPLFEDKVVDHIIEQAKVTEKEISKDDLQKAVEALDEE from the coding sequence ATGCAGGTCACCGAGACGCTGAACGAAGGTCTGAAACGCGGCTACGCCATCACCGTCACGGCTGCCGAGCTGGACGAGAAGGTCAACGAAAAGCTCGTCGAAGCGCAGCCGGAAGTCGAAATGAAAGGTTTCCGCAAGGGCAAGGTGCCGATGGCACTGCTGAAAAAGCAGTTCGGCCAGCGCCTGATCGGCGAAGCCATGCAGGAAGCCGTCGACGGCGCCATGAACAAGCACTTCGAGGACAGCGGCGACCGCCCGGCGCTGCAGCCCGACGTGAAGATGACCAACGACGAATGGAAAGAAGGCGACGACGTTAACGTCGAGATGTCCTATGAGGCACTGCCGGAAATCCCCGAAGTCGACTTCTCCGGCGTTGAGCTGGAAAAGCTGGTTGTGAAGGCTGAAGAAGAAGCCGTCACCGAAGCGCTGACCAACCTGGCCGACACCGCCAAGGAATTCGAAGCCCGCGAAGACGGTGCGGCTGCGGAAGACGGCGACCAGGTTGTGATCGACTTTGTCGGCCGGATCGACGGCGAAGCCTTTGAAGGCGGCGCAGGCGACGACTACCCTCTGACCCTCGGCTCCAACTCCTTCATCCCCGGCTTTGAAGAGCAGCTGATCGGCGCCAAAGCCGGTGAAGAAAAAGACGTGACCGTGTCCTTCCCGGAAGAATACGGCGCCGAGCACCTGGCCGGTAAGGAAGCCGTGTTCTCCTGCACCGTGAAAGAGGTGAAAGCCCCGAAAGCGGCCGAGATCAACGACGAGCTGGCCACCAAATTCGGTGCGGACGACCTGGACGCGCTGAAAGCCCAGATCACCGAGCGTCTGGAAGCCGAATACGCCGGTGCTGCCCGCGCAGTGATGAAGCGTGCGCTGCTGGACAAGCTGGACACTCTGGTTTCTTTCGATCTGCCGCCGTCGCTGGTCGAAGCGGAAGCAAAGCAGATCGCACATCAGCTGTGGCACGAGGAAAACCCGGAAGTCGAAGGCCACGATCACCCCGAGATCGAAACCACCGACGAGCACAACGCCCTGGCCGAGCGCCGGGTGCGCCTGGGCCTGCTGCTGGCCGAGCTGGGCCAGAAAGCCGAAGTCGAAGTGACCGACGCCGAGATGACCCAGGCGATCATGGCGCAGGCGCGTCAGTATCCGGGCCAGGAACGTCAGTTCTTTGAGTTCATCCAGCAGAACGCCCAGATGCAGCAGCAGCTGCGCGCGCCGCTGTTCGAGGACAAGGTTGTCGACCACATCATCGAACAGGCGAAAGTCACGGAGAAAGAAATCTCCAAGGACGATCTGCAGAAAGCTGTCGAGGCGCTGGACGAGGAATAA
- a CDS encoding porin, with protein MRRLLSISAAAAAGLYVPGQPVSAELKYSNNSGGSVEIYGHLNPAIISVDDGRQTETNVLDNDLSRSRIGLRLMQPFGSNTFGVRFETGLGFPNSTEVNQFGSNCSGWTRAGLRHVDFWLEGIWGRFSAGQGSMVADGAAETDLSYAGTALYSYTADANAGFMIRDTAGALSGPAAASAYDNLDGSRRGRIGYDTPDFNGFSAGVAWGKNVLSSADDADYYDIGLLYGQDYGSAAFSASLAYQVRDNAGAERSDVLGAASVLLVNGLSFTVAGGTRENDAAGASDPSYYYAKTGCENQWFNWGKTGVGVHYHDGEDFNVTGSSAKGWGGGAVQKVENLNTDIYLTYQVYEYEDAAATYQDLTTWVLGALEILTLRGAAH; from the coding sequence GTGAGACGTCTTCTTTCAATTTCAGCAGCGGCTGCGGCCGGGCTGTACGTCCCGGGGCAGCCGGTTTCAGCGGAACTGAAATACTCCAACAATTCCGGCGGCTCCGTCGAGATTTACGGTCATTTGAACCCGGCCATCATTTCTGTCGACGACGGCCGGCAGACCGAAACAAATGTGCTGGACAATGATCTGTCCCGCTCCAGGATCGGGTTGCGGCTGATGCAGCCGTTCGGCAGCAATACCTTCGGGGTCCGGTTCGAAACCGGGCTGGGCTTTCCGAATTCAACGGAAGTCAACCAGTTCGGATCGAACTGCAGCGGCTGGACCCGGGCCGGCCTGCGCCACGTGGATTTCTGGCTGGAAGGGATCTGGGGCAGGTTTTCCGCAGGGCAGGGCAGCATGGTCGCCGACGGGGCGGCTGAGACGGACCTGTCTTATGCCGGCACTGCGCTGTACTCTTATACCGCTGATGCCAATGCCGGGTTTATGATCCGGGATACAGCCGGAGCGCTGAGCGGGCCGGCCGCGGCCAGCGCTTATGACAATCTCGATGGGTCCCGCCGGGGCCGGATCGGCTATGACACACCGGACTTCAACGGCTTCTCTGCCGGGGTTGCCTGGGGGAAGAATGTTCTCTCTTCAGCGGATGATGCGGATTATTATGACATTGGCCTGTTGTACGGGCAGGATTACGGCTCAGCCGCCTTCAGCGCCTCATTGGCGTATCAGGTGCGCGACAATGCCGGGGCTGAACGGTCGGATGTGCTGGGCGCGGCCTCGGTGCTTCTGGTCAATGGCCTCAGCTTCACAGTTGCGGGCGGCACCCGGGAGAATGACGCAGCGGGCGCCAGCGACCCAAGCTATTACTACGCCAAGACCGGCTGTGAAAACCAGTGGTTCAACTGGGGCAAAACCGGTGTCGGCGTGCATTACCATGACGGCGAAGATTTCAATGTCACCGGGTCCAGCGCCAAGGGCTGGGGGGGCGGGGCGGTCCAGAAGGTCGAGAACCTTAATACCGATATCTACCTCACCTATCAGGTGTATGAATATGAGGACGCGGCAGCGACCTATCAGGATCTGACCACCTGGGTTCTGGGCGCGCTGGAAATTCTGACCCTGCGCGGCGCTGCGCATTGA